The segment AGTCTCCCACTTCCATGGGCGCCTTAATGACTCGGCATTATATGATAGATATTTTGTTATTGCTGTTGAACCCGCCCGTCAGCTCCTCTATATCTGAAGATATGGTCCAGGCGATTCACGCGCTGATTGATCATATTGACAAAGAGCCGGGGCTGCGGTGGACCAATGCACAGTTAGCGCGCGCTGTGGGTGTTAGTGAATCTCATTTTTATCGATTGTTTCGCTCTGTTCACGGGCAGTCCCCAGCCAGCTTCGTGATTCGAACCAAAATGGAGCATGCTTGCCGAAGATTAGAGAATACCGATACACCGGTCACCTCTATTGCCATGGAGCTCGGCTACGAAACCAGCCAGCATTTTGCAACAGCCTTCAAAAAATACAAAGGCGTGACGCCAAGAGAATGGCGGTTAAGTAAGTCTTAGCTTGTAATCCTTGATGCTCTCGAGATTACATCCACTTCTCCGATCCCTGAAAAGGCATGTGCTCTCCAGGTATGAATTTCGGTTTGGATGAATACTCGTTAATGCCTGCAGTCGCTTCTCCTCTCAATAGAAAAGCGCTTGGCCAAGGCTCTGCCGTAATGCGGGTAGTGGCAGGAATATACCGAATCGTCAATCCACACCGGCGGTGAGGCGAATGGTTCGGCTCTGATCCGTGAATGATGTTGGGATGGTGGATGGATACGCCTCCAGCTTGAAGAACGATATCTTTAGCTTGGGATTCATCCACAAACGCCGGATCAACCTCATATTCCAACACATTCGCAATATCATCCCGTTTGTTCATTTGCTTCAAATCCTGCTTATGCGTGCCCGGGATTACTCTTAAGCACCCATTCTCAGGTGTCGAATCGTCGATCGCCAACCAAAGCGTAACGACATTCATGGGCTCTAGCGGCCAGAATGCCCCATCCTGATGCCAGAGCACGGCCTTCCCGTCGAATGGCGGCTTACAAATATAATGTGAAGCAAAGAGCGCAATATCCGGCCCGATAAACTGCTCTGCAATATTCAGCAATCGATCATCACTCACCAAACGGATCCAGAAGGGGTCATTTCTCATCAAGTCCGTATGCAGCTGCTCCGGCCGAAGTCCGGGGTTTTTTTTCATCAGCCAATCCACATGGCCTTTCGCTTCTTGAATCAATTCATCATCCAGAACCTTTGGCAGTCTGACGTAGCCCTCCTGTTCATACTGGGATTTGATGGATTCGGTGACGTTCATGCTTCTCACTCCTTCTGAAATTTATGGTGGAACTCCAAATACAAGATCAGTATAGTATGGGTACTAGCGAAAATCTTTGAACCCAAATGACGTATTCTTGCTTTTTTTCAGCAGAAGGAGGTCTGATTCTATGGTTGATCCGGAATTTTCAAGATATTTGAACTCATACTCGCAGCAACTGACCGGAAACTCCGTTTCCTTTAACATCCATTACTGGGGAAGCATGCTGCATGATGACCACCCTGTACATAAACATGCCTATTTTGAACTGTGCTACGTTACGAGCGGCTCAGGCACCTATCATGATGACGGTACCTGCTTTGCACTGACTGAAGGCTCTATGTTTCTGTCCCGTCCCGGAATGTGGCATAGAATCCAGGGGGACTCAGAACACGGAATCGGGCTCATTTATGTTGCCTTTGAGCTTGAAGCTCCTGCTGCCTCCGAGCATGTTGCTCAGCTGAATCAATACTTGATGAGCCCAGACAACGTTTACTTTAAAGATGCCCGCGAGATCGCGATGGGGAAATTGTGGTCCTTGCTCTCATCTATGGCCACCCCTCAAACCTCACTGCCAGAGGAGATTCTTCCGTCACTGTCCTACTCGCTGCTGGCAGCCCTCCTGGAGCACTGCGCCGCACCTTATCACCAGGGGAAGCAGCTTCCGGTCTCTGCAGCTGTGCAAGAAACTTCTCTTCTGCTGCATCAGGCGAAGCTATACATACGGGACAATATATCCCTGAGCATCCGCTCGAAGGAGCTCGCTGCTTACTTGCATATATCACAGCGGCATTTGATTCGTTTGTTCACAAGCGAACTGAATAGGTCCCCCTCCCAATACATCCGAGAGGAGAGAATTCGTATCGCATCTCATTTACTGAAGACCTCTTTACTAACCGTCCAGGAAGTCGCTGAGATTACCGGATTCAGCTCGATTCATCACTTCACTCGCTTGTTTAAAGAGGTCAAAGGCTTACCTCCTGGACTCTATCGCCGGAACGGCGCCCATTCCTCAGGAGGTGTCACGTAATATGAAAATGATCGAGCTGCAGATTCCGCCGCTGCCGCAATTTGTAACTGTCGGGCACTCCTGGTGGAAAAAAGGACGAGCTCATTTCAAGCGCAACTGGAATATTTATGATCTGATCATCGTGACCCAGGGGACATTGTATATTACTGAGGACGATCAGCCTTACGAGATCCTGCCCGGCTGCATGCTGCTGCTTGAGCCCGGCCGCATTCACTGGGGGCATCAGCCCTGCGAGGAGGAAACGGAGACATATTTCATGCACTTCAGCCATTCACTGCCTGGAAAGGAACGGGACAGTGATGGATTTCAGTGGATGGAGGAATTTCTTGCGCTCTCCGACTATGATCCCAATCCTCGGAGCCATAACATGTATTTGCCCAAATTCTCGGCAGTCAAGCTCTCCGCCCTCATCCCGCTGCTGGAGCAGATGATGAGTATTCAGAACCGGATCTTTAAGCAGAATGCCCTGGAGCTGCACAGCCTGGCCGCCCAAGTTCTGCTGGAATTACAGAATGGCATGCAAAGTAAGCGGCCGTTGTCCCGCTCGATGAAGCTGTGCACCGAGCTTGCCGGTTACCTGGAGGCGCATATGCAGGAGCCTTTTCACTCTGAGAAACTAGAGGCGAGGTTTCATTATAACTTTGATTATTTAACCCGATGCATGAAGAAGCATCTGAGCCTGACGCCACTGCAATATTTGCAGCATATTCGCATTGAACGCGCAAAGATGCTGCTGGCGGAAACGATGGCCAGCGTGGAAGAGATTGCCCTCGATGTCGGGTTTCACCGCAGCACTTATTTCATCCGAATGTTCCGGCAAAAGGTCGGGCTGACCCCGGGCAAATATAGGGCTGCAGTCCAGCATAAGCATCTGTAAGGGGCCTAATAGTAGGCTGACTTAAAGACCAAATCTTTTAAATCTGTAACAAGAGTGAATTTTTTACAGGAAGAAGTTAATTTTTTATATGTTTTAAGCTGTGGTTTCTCCTTACAATGAAGAGATCATGTAACTTTGTAGGAGGGATTTTCGTTGACGCAACGGCCAAATATTGTTTATATCATGTCAGACGACCATGCCAGTAATGCCATTAGCTGTTATGGCTCCAGGCTCAGCTCCGTCTTTAAGACACCGAATCTGGACCGCATTGCGCGGGAGGGCGTCCGCATGGACCACTACTACAGCACGAATGCAATCTGTACCCCGGCTAGAGCTACCATTATGACCGGACAATATGGCCATATCAACGGTGTACGTACCCTCTCTGACGCCTGGGACCCGGCGAAGGGTCCTAATATGGCGGAGCTGTTTATGCAGCATGGATATGAAACCGCTATTTTCGGAAAATGGCATCTTCACTGTGAGCCCTCCGGCTTTTATGAATACAGTGTTTTAACCGGCCAGGGCGGGCAGGGCACCTACCAGAATCCGGAGTTTATCAGCACCGACGGACAGAGCAGGCAGCACACCGGTTATGTTACTGACATCATCACGGACATGACTGTTGACTGGCTGCAGAAAAGATCCCGGCGAAAAACAGGAAAGCCGTTCTTTTTGATGTGCCATCATAAAGCCTCTCACGACTTCTGGGAGTACGCAGCCCGGCATGAGCACCTGCTGGATGGTATTCAGGTTCCGGTTCCGGAAAGCTTGTTCGAGGACAAGTGCCATCGCAGTTCGGCTTCCCGAAATTACGGCAGCTCTGTGACTCCGAGAAACGCTGCAAGGAGCTTATATGCTGATTTCTGTGAAGAGGATTATGTGACCGGACCCTTACGCGGAACGGAGCATTTAACGTTTGAGGAAAAAGGATTTGCAGCTTATCAGAAATATTTGAAGGATTATTTGCGTACTGTTGCGGGGATTGATGATTCAGTAGGTCGTATTCTCGCCCAGCTTGAAGCCGCCGGTGAGCTGGAGCAGACAATCATCCTGTATACCTCGGACCAGGGCATGTTTCTCGGCGAGCATGATTACCAGGATAAACGCTGGAGCTATGAAGAGTCTCTGCGCGCACCGCTGCTGATCCGATATCCGCAAGAGATCCCCGCTGGCCGGGTCTGTACCGACCTGATGGCTAATCTCGATATGGCGCCTACCCTTCTTGACTATGCCGGAATCCCGGTGCCGGAAGTGATGCAGGGAGTATCGCAGCGAGATGTAATCCGGGGAGAAACCGAAACTGAAGTGCGATCCAGTATATATTTCCGCTATTGGATGCACCTGGCGCACAAGCATGACAACCCGGCACATTACGGGATTCGAACCAAGGAGTATAAGCTGATCTATTATTACGGGCTGCCGCTTGATGCTTCCGGGGCTCTGCAGACACCAACTCCCACTGGCTGGGAGCTGTATGATATGGTGGCAGACCCTTATGAGCTATGCAATCTGTATGAGGATACCCGGTATGCAGATGTGATCCAGAGCCTGAAGGAGAAGCTAGGTCAGCTGAAGGCGTTTTATCACGATGATGACCTTCAGTACCCAGAGCTGCTTGAGCTGCTTGACGTTGACTCCGTGACTTGAACTGCAGCCTTCAAGAAGAGCTAACCTCCGCTGCTGTAGTTTCCTTTACACCATAATAAAATCACAGAAAGCGGGGAGCTTTGTGCAGAACCAACCACGTTTACCCAGCTCGTATCTAACTCAGTTGCGAATCACTTTGATTATCGCAAGATATGCTACCACCCCGCTGACCTGGGGGGGGCCTGTGTCCCGGCTAACGTTTAACAAGCTGTACTATATTCAAAACGGCACAGGCCACATTACAGTGGATGGCGCTTCGTATTATCCCAAGCGTGGAGATTTGGTTTTCGTTCCAGAGGGATGTGAGCATTCCTATTCGTTGCTGGATGCTGAGCCCTATACAAAATACTGGTGCCATTTCACGGCGAACGTGGCTTCCCAGCCGCTTTCGTCACTGCTGAGCTTCCCCCAAATCCTTACTGTATCAGATTCGCAGTCCGTACAGCTGGAAGGACTGTTTCAGCGATTAATCGAAGCGTACGAGGCGACGGATGATCCTTGGTCGCCTCTTGCAGTTCAGGCATCATTACTGGAGCTGCTGTACTTCTATTTTCAATCGGTTGAGCCTTCTCAGCTCTGTATTCAGATGCCTGAAACGACCAATGATATGAGCATGTTACTGGACCACATCAACGGTCATCTCAGGGAGCGGATTACCTTGGGGGAACTGGCCCGCGTAGTCAATGTACATCCCCATTATCTAGTGCGTCTGTTCAAAGCACAGTTCGGCTTCTCACCTATCCAATATGTAAACCTGCAGCGAGTGAATATGGCTAAGGCTTTGCTGAGCTCTACCAAGGTCTCCATTAAATCTATTGCAGATCAGGCCGGCTTCGAATCTCCGGATTACTTCACTCAGGTGTTTAAGAAGCATACCGGCCTATCGCCTACAGAATATCGAAACAGCTGAAGCCACCCCGGGCTCATTAGGGTGGCTTCAGCTGTATCTGTATATGTTGATCTGTCTAGCTTTTCCGGTCCGAAAGGGGGATTCACCAAAGCAGGACGTTATCTACCATTCTGCAAAGCTTCCGTCCTCATGAAAAACATGAGGTGTTCGCAAGAGCCGTCAAAAGAACGTTCTCTAATAATTTCTTCATTCATATCTATCCCCAGTCCCGGTCCTTTCGGCACGGCAATGTAGCCGTTCTCAATCTGGAACGGATGTCTCAAATAGCCCTCTCCCAAATCCCATTTGGAGTCCATGGAGGGATGCTCTTGAATGAGGAAGTTCGGCGTACAGGCTGCAAGCTGTAAACAGGATGCCAGCGAGATTGGACCCAGCGGATTATGAGGGGCAATGGATGCATAATAGGTTTCTGCCATCGCGGCTATTTTCTTACTCTCAAAAATCCCGCCCGCATGACAAAGATCCGGCTGTACGATAGCGATCGCCTGCTTCTCCAAAGGCTCTCTGAAGCCCCATCTGGTGAACAGGCGTTCCCCTGCTGCAATCGGAATGGAGGTAGAGTTTGCTACCCGCACCAGTGCATCGACGTTTTCCGGTAAACATGGCTCTTCTATAAACATCGGATAATACGGCTCCATGGCTTGCGCCAGGCGTATAGACATGGCAGGACTGATTCTTCCGTGAAAATCAATGGCAATATCCATTTCGCTGCCTACCGCTTCACGAATGGCTGCCAGCTTTGCAATTTGCCGTTCCACGAAGGCCAAGGTATCCACATGGCGTGAAGGACATTCGATGGACAGCTTGAGCGCATTGAAGCCCGATTGTTTTTTTCTGAGGGCAGTCGAGACCGCTTTTTCCACAGATTCCTGGCCTAAACCCTGATCATTTCCATAGCCGTGACAGTGACTATACATCCGAACCTTATCGCGAACGGAGCCGCCGAGCATCTCATACACAGGCATATTGTAATATTTCCCCTTGATATCCCAAAGTGCTTGTTCGATCCCGCTCAATGCGCTGGTTAATACCGCGCCTCCACGATAGAAATTCCCTTTATGCAGCACCTGCCAATGATGCTCAATCTTGAACGGATCTGCCCCAATCAGGTAAGACTCCATTTCCTTTACGGCTGCTTCAACGGTTCTTGCTCTTCCTTCAACAATAGGCTCGCCCCAGCCACTAATGCCCTCATCGGTTTCAATTTTCAGGAACAACCAACGTGGCCGAACATGAAAAAGCGCTAAGCTTGTAATCTTCACTTTACTTTTCCTCTCCCGATTCATTTCGTTCAATCATCGCTTTAATAACCCCGGGCTGCAGCCATTGTTCAAATTCAGTTGTTATCTGCTCAAACCGGGTTCGGTGTGTGATGAGCCGGCTCACATCCAGCTTTTTCGATTGAATCGCCTGTATCACCCGCTCGAAATCCTCCCGGGTCGCATTACGGCTGCCCATCAAGGTTAATTCCCGTCTATGAAACTCCGGATCCTGAAAGGTGATCTCTCCTTTCACCAGCCCGACATACACAAGGGTTCCGCCATGAGCTGTATAGTCAAAAGCGGACATCATGGATTGAGCATTGCCTGTAGCATCGAACACCACATCAGGTAAATTCTGATCCAGTATACAAGTTAGTTTCGTTAGAACATCTTCTCCCGCCAACACGGTATGCTCCACACCGGCCCATGATTTACAAAACTTTAGCCGTTCCGGCTGCACGTCCATGGCAATGACCTCGGCACCTGCAAGCCGGGCAAAGGCCATTACCCCTAATCCGATCGGACCTGCACCAATAACCAACGCCCGCTGTCCAGGCATGATTCCCGATCTTCTCACTGCATGGGCACCAATGCTGAGCGGCTCCAGCAATGCAGCTTCATCCAGTGACAGTGTATCTGCGCTAATCAAGTGCTCCATTGGAACTGAAATGCGCTCTGTCATTCCTCCATCCGCATGAACGCCGAGCACCTGCATGTGGGAGCAGCAATTCGTCTTGCCGCTCCTGCAGGCTCCGCAATCTCCACAATGCATATAAGGAATAACGCTCACCTGGTCCCCGGCTTTCCACTCCGTGACACCGGCAGGTACAGACTCTAGGACACCTGCCAGCTCATGGCCTAGAATTCGCGGATATGAAAAATACGGCTGCCGGCCCATATAGGCATGTAAATCCGTGCCGCAGACACCAATTCTACGTATCGAAACAATCGCCCGTCCTTCTTGCAGCTCCGGCTCTTCCATTTCCCGCAGCTCCAATCGCTCCGGACTTAAACAGACAATTCCCTTCATACTCAATCCCCCTGCTTCCATTCCAAATGCGTATTGTATTCCGGTCTTCCGCTGAGCCAGGTTTGATTGGTGATCGGCTTTAATCGCTCCAGCACCTCTTGCAGCAGCTGTAAATCCAGCTTCTCTTCCGTCCAGACAGCATTACGCCGGATATTGCCAGGATTCGCTGTACTGACAAGCGTCGTCGGGATGTCCTCATTTGAGGTGGAGAACTGGAGGGCCAGCTTCGCAATGTCCATTCCCTGCGTCTTACAATATTCTGCCGCCCTCCGGCAAGCCTCTTTTACCTCGTTGCTTGCCGGATGCCAATCCGGAGCACCCCGGGTTCCCAGCAATCCCATCGACAGAGGAGAGGCGTTGATCAGTCCAACCTGACGGCTCTCCAGCAGCGGAAGCAAGGAAAGCAGCGTCGTATCATTCAAGGAATAATGGCAATACGAAATGATAACATCCGCATCCATCTGCGGAAGCAGCTTCTCAAACATCGGCAGCGGCAGACCGCAAATGCCGTAAAATCGTATTTTTCCCTGCTTCTTCAGTTCTTTCAAGGCAGGAACCGCTTCCTCCAGAATGACCCTTGAGGATTCAAATTCCACATCATGAAGCAATAAAATATCCATATAATCTGTATGCAGCCGCTTCAGACTCTCCTCTAGGCTAGAATGGATTCGGTCACGGCTGAAGTCAAAGGTATCTTCTCCATACCGTCCGGCCTTGGTGGATAGAATATATTGGTCACGGGGAACGGTCCGGAGTGCTTTCCCGAGCACCGTCTCTGCCTTGGTGTGTCCATAATAAGGAGAGACATCGATCAAATTGATCCCGCAGTTTATAGCTTCATGAACCGTTTGAATACTCTCCTTCTCCTCCGTATCCCGAAATACAGAGCCGAGTGAGGAAGCTCCATAGCTCAGGATCGAAACGTCTAGTCCGGTCCCTCCCAGCTGGCGATATTTCATAGCCTACCTGCCTCCTTCTCTAGAATGGGTTGTCTCTAACCGATAAAATAAAGCGGCGTTCCTGCCAAACAGCTTGCTCCGCTCTTCATCCCCCCAATGGGG is part of the Paenibacillus algicola genome and harbors:
- a CDS encoding zinc-binding alcohol dehydrogenase family protein; this encodes MKGIVCLSPERLELREMEEPELQEGRAIVSIRRIGVCGTDLHAYMGRQPYFSYPRILGHELAGVLESVPAGVTEWKAGDQVSVIPYMHCGDCGACRSGKTNCCSHMQVLGVHADGGMTERISVPMEHLISADTLSLDEAALLEPLSIGAHAVRRSGIMPGQRALVIGAGPIGLGVMAFARLAGAEVIAMDVQPERLKFCKSWAGVEHTVLAGEDVLTKLTCILDQNLPDVVFDATGNAQSMMSAFDYTAHGGTLVYVGLVKGEITFQDPEFHRRELTLMGSRNATREDFERVIQAIQSKKLDVSRLITHRTRFEQITTEFEQWLQPGVIKAMIERNESGEEK
- the dgoD gene encoding galactonate dehydratase is translated as MFLKIETDEGISGWGEPIVEGRARTVEAAVKEMESYLIGADPFKIEHHWQVLHKGNFYRGGAVLTSALSGIEQALWDIKGKYYNMPVYEMLGGSVRDKVRMYSHCHGYGNDQGLGQESVEKAVSTALRKKQSGFNALKLSIECPSRHVDTLAFVERQIAKLAAIREAVGSEMDIAIDFHGRISPAMSIRLAQAMEPYYPMFIEEPCLPENVDALVRVANSTSIPIAAGERLFTRWGFREPLEKQAIAIVQPDLCHAGGIFESKKIAAMAETYYASIAPHNPLGPISLASCLQLAACTPNFLIQEHPSMDSKWDLGEGYLRHPFQIENGYIAVPKGPGLGIDMNEEIIRERSFDGSCEHLMFFMRTEALQNGR
- a CDS encoding phytanoyl-CoA dioxygenase family protein codes for the protein MNVTESIKSQYEQEGYVRLPKVLDDELIQEAKGHVDWLMKKNPGLRPEQLHTDLMRNDPFWIRLVSDDRLLNIAEQFIGPDIALFASHYICKPPFDGKAVLWHQDGAFWPLEPMNVVTLWLAIDDSTPENGCLRVIPGTHKQDLKQMNKRDDIANVLEYEVDPAFVDESQAKDIVLQAGGVSIHHPNIIHGSEPNHSPHRRCGLTIRYIPATTRITAEPWPSAFLLRGEATAGINEYSSKPKFIPGEHMPFQGSEKWM
- a CDS encoding AraC family transcriptional regulator, which encodes MRITLIIARYATTPLTWGGPVSRLTFNKLYYIQNGTGHITVDGASYYPKRGDLVFVPEGCEHSYSLLDAEPYTKYWCHFTANVASQPLSSLLSFPQILTVSDSQSVQLEGLFQRLIEAYEATDDPWSPLAVQASLLELLYFYFQSVEPSQLCIQMPETTNDMSMLLDHINGHLRERITLGELARVVNVHPHYLVRLFKAQFGFSPIQYVNLQRVNMAKALLSSTKVSIKSIADQAGFESPDYFTQVFKKHTGLSPTEYRNS
- a CDS encoding helix-turn-helix transcriptional regulator, with protein sequence MGALMTRHYMIDILLLLLNPPVSSSISEDMVQAIHALIDHIDKEPGLRWTNAQLARAVGVSESHFYRLFRSVHGQSPASFVIRTKMEHACRRLENTDTPVTSIAMELGYETSQHFATAFKKYKGVTPREWRLSKS
- a CDS encoding sulfatase family protein, whose amino-acid sequence is MTQRPNIVYIMSDDHASNAISCYGSRLSSVFKTPNLDRIAREGVRMDHYYSTNAICTPARATIMTGQYGHINGVRTLSDAWDPAKGPNMAELFMQHGYETAIFGKWHLHCEPSGFYEYSVLTGQGGQGTYQNPEFISTDGQSRQHTGYVTDIITDMTVDWLQKRSRRKTGKPFFLMCHHKASHDFWEYAARHEHLLDGIQVPVPESLFEDKCHRSSASRNYGSSVTPRNAARSLYADFCEEDYVTGPLRGTEHLTFEEKGFAAYQKYLKDYLRTVAGIDDSVGRILAQLEAAGELEQTIILYTSDQGMFLGEHDYQDKRWSYEESLRAPLLIRYPQEIPAGRVCTDLMANLDMAPTLLDYAGIPVPEVMQGVSQRDVIRGETETEVRSSIYFRYWMHLAHKHDNPAHYGIRTKEYKLIYYYGLPLDASGALQTPTPTGWELYDMVADPYELCNLYEDTRYADVIQSLKEKLGQLKAFYHDDDLQYPELLELLDVDSVT
- a CDS encoding AraC family transcriptional regulator, yielding MVDPEFSRYLNSYSQQLTGNSVSFNIHYWGSMLHDDHPVHKHAYFELCYVTSGSGTYHDDGTCFALTEGSMFLSRPGMWHRIQGDSEHGIGLIYVAFELEAPAASEHVAQLNQYLMSPDNVYFKDAREIAMGKLWSLLSSMATPQTSLPEEILPSLSYSLLAALLEHCAAPYHQGKQLPVSAAVQETSLLLHQAKLYIRDNISLSIRSKELAAYLHISQRHLIRLFTSELNRSPSQYIREERIRIASHLLKTSLLTVQEVAEITGFSSIHHFTRLFKEVKGLPPGLYRRNGAHSSGGVT
- a CDS encoding aldo/keto reductase; the encoded protein is MKYRQLGGTGLDVSILSYGASSLGSVFRDTEEKESIQTVHEAINCGINLIDVSPYYGHTKAETVLGKALRTVPRDQYILSTKAGRYGEDTFDFSRDRIHSSLEESLKRLHTDYMDILLLHDVEFESSRVILEEAVPALKELKKQGKIRFYGICGLPLPMFEKLLPQMDADVIISYCHYSLNDTTLLSLLPLLESRQVGLINASPLSMGLLGTRGAPDWHPASNEVKEACRRAAEYCKTQGMDIAKLALQFSTSNEDIPTTLVSTANPGNIRRNAVWTEEKLDLQLLQEVLERLKPITNQTWLSGRPEYNTHLEWKQGD
- a CDS encoding helix-turn-helix transcriptional regulator, with the protein product MKMIELQIPPLPQFVTVGHSWWKKGRAHFKRNWNIYDLIIVTQGTLYITEDDQPYEILPGCMLLLEPGRIHWGHQPCEEETETYFMHFSHSLPGKERDSDGFQWMEEFLALSDYDPNPRSHNMYLPKFSAVKLSALIPLLEQMMSIQNRIFKQNALELHSLAAQVLLELQNGMQSKRPLSRSMKLCTELAGYLEAHMQEPFHSEKLEARFHYNFDYLTRCMKKHLSLTPLQYLQHIRIERAKMLLAETMASVEEIALDVGFHRSTYFIRMFRQKVGLTPGKYRAAVQHKHL